The proteins below come from a single uncultured Carboxylicivirga sp. genomic window:
- a CDS encoding beta-L-arabinofuranosidase domain-containing protein: protein MKKIALLLLSCFAISSFAQDKNSGYPITPVPFTSVKVNDAFWGQRLKASREVTIPLAFSKCEETGRYQNFINAAHPSDTIKVGGLSFDDTDVYKTIEGASYSMQTFPDAKLDHYIDSILVIVKGAQEPDGYLYTARTMNPKHPHEWAGSKRWEKEEDLSHELYDLGHMVEGAIAHYQATGKTNFLDIAKAYADCAVREVGDGPGQSCVVPGHQIAEMALAKLYVVTGEKKYLDLAKFLLDKRGYTTIKTEYSQSHKPVLEQDEAVGHAVRAAYMYSGMADVAALTGDTSYIHAIDRIWDNIVGKKLYVTGGIGATNHGEAFGKNYELPNMSAYCETCAAIGNVYMNYRLFLLHGESKYYDVLERTLYNGLISGVSLDGDGFFYPNPLESIGQHQRQAWFGCACCPSNICRFIPSVPGYIYAVHNSDVYVNLFMSNTSTLDVNSKKVNLTQKTSYPWNGDINIEVNPEKKQNFNLKIRVPGWVQGQVVPSDLYSFADKKRLSYTVMVNGKLVESELTNGYFTVKRKWSKGDKVSVHFDMETRVVKAHPLVEADQGKVSFERGPIVYCAEWPDNDFSVLSAFIPQNPEFKVTEKPDMLYGLNMIETDAQLLAYNKQGKLEVQDVQLNLIPYYAWAHRGSGEMAVWFSNELRSTRPVQQPTLASESKVEASHMVKAISAVNDRLLPKDENDRSVPYYHWWPKQGTTEWISYTFPEENTVSSSSVIWYDDAPWGGCRIPKAWKIYYKDSEGKWTPVENDTEYPIKKGTLNTISFKPVKTTAVKLEVKLPDDNAAGLFEWEIE, encoded by the coding sequence ATGAAGAAAATTGCCTTACTACTTCTCTCCTGCTTTGCTATCTCAAGCTTTGCACAAGATAAAAACAGCGGATATCCAATAACACCGGTTCCTTTTACTTCAGTTAAAGTAAACGATGCATTTTGGGGACAACGTCTGAAAGCGAGCCGTGAGGTAACCATCCCTTTGGCATTTAGCAAATGTGAAGAAACAGGTCGTTATCAGAATTTTATTAATGCTGCTCACCCAAGCGACACCATTAAAGTTGGCGGATTATCATTTGATGATACTGATGTATATAAAACCATTGAAGGCGCCAGCTATTCGATGCAAACATTCCCCGATGCTAAGTTAGATCACTACATCGATAGTATTCTGGTAATTGTGAAAGGAGCACAGGAACCTGATGGTTACTTATACACCGCCAGAACTATGAATCCTAAGCATCCTCATGAATGGGCCGGTTCTAAAAGATGGGAAAAAGAAGAAGATTTAAGTCATGAGTTATATGACTTGGGCCATATGGTTGAAGGAGCTATTGCCCATTACCAGGCTACCGGTAAAACTAACTTCCTGGACATTGCAAAGGCATATGCCGATTGTGCCGTTCGCGAAGTGGGTGATGGTCCGGGTCAGTCATGCGTAGTTCCGGGACACCAGATTGCAGAAATGGCCTTAGCAAAATTATATGTTGTTACAGGCGAAAAAAAATACCTTGATTTAGCTAAATTTTTATTAGATAAAAGAGGTTATACAACCATTAAAACAGAATACAGTCAATCGCACAAACCGGTTTTGGAACAAGATGAAGCTGTTGGGCATGCTGTGCGCGCAGCCTATATGTATTCAGGAATGGCAGATGTAGCTGCTTTAACTGGAGACACTTCATACATTCATGCTATCGATCGTATTTGGGATAACATTGTTGGAAAGAAATTATACGTTACAGGTGGTATCGGAGCAACCAACCATGGCGAAGCATTTGGTAAGAATTACGAATTACCAAACATGTCAGCATATTGCGAAACATGTGCTGCCATTGGTAATGTTTACATGAATTATCGTTTATTCCTTCTTCACGGAGAATCAAAATACTACGATGTATTAGAACGAACTCTTTATAACGGATTAATCAGTGGCGTTTCGTTAGATGGTGACGGATTCTTCTATCCTAACCCTTTGGAATCAATTGGTCAGCACCAACGTCAGGCTTGGTTCGGATGTGCTTGTTGCCCTTCTAATATTTGTCGTTTTATCCCGTCTGTTCCAGGATATATTTATGCGGTTCATAACAGCGATGTATATGTGAATCTGTTCATGTCTAACACATCAACCTTGGATGTAAATAGTAAAAAAGTAAATCTAACTCAAAAAACATCCTACCCTTGGAATGGAGATATCAACATTGAAGTTAATCCTGAAAAGAAACAAAATTTCAACCTTAAAATCCGTGTGCCGGGATGGGTACAAGGACAAGTTGTGCCTAGCGATTTGTATTCATTCGCCGACAAAAAACGATTGTCATATACTGTAATGGTTAATGGCAAACTGGTTGAAAGCGAATTAACCAATGGTTATTTCACCGTAAAACGCAAATGGTCAAAAGGCGATAAAGTATCGGTTCATTTCGATATGGAAACACGTGTGGTTAAAGCTCATCCATTGGTTGAAGCCGATCAGGGTAAAGTATCATTTGAACGCGGACCAATTGTTTATTGTGCTGAATGGCCTGACAATGATTTTAGTGTGTTAAGTGCTTTCATTCCCCAAAACCCTGAATTTAAAGTGACAGAAAAGCCGGATATGCTTTATGGATTAAATATGATTGAAACAGACGCACAGCTTTTGGCTTACAACAAACAAGGTAAATTAGAAGTACAGGATGTTCAATTAAACCTTATTCCTTACTATGCATGGGCACATCGTGGAAGTGGCGAAATGGCAGTTTGGTTCTCTAATGAATTACGTTCGACACGTCCGGTACAACAACCTACATTGGCATCCGAAAGTAAAGTTGAAGCATCACACATGGTAAAAGCTATTAGTGCTGTTAACGATCGCTTGTTACCCAAAGATGAAAATGATCGCTCAGTACCTTACTATCACTGGTGGCCAAAACAAGGAACTACCGAATGGATTTCATACACATTCCCAGAAGAGAATACAGTATCCAGCTCTTCTGTTATTTGGTACGATGATGCTCCATGGGGTGGTTGTAGAATACCTAAAGCATGGAAAATTTACTACAAAGACAGCGAAGGTAAATGGACTCCTGTAGAAAATGATACGGAATATCCGATTAAAAAAGGAACTCTTAATACCATTTCATTTAAGCCCGTTAAAACAACTGCAGTTAAGTTGGAAGTTAAACTTCCTGATGATAATGCGGCCGGACTTTTCGAATGGGAAATAGAATAA